The following proteins are encoded in a genomic region of Clostridium kluyveri:
- the ytxC gene encoding putative sporulation protein YtxC: protein MLLLTIVYNKERDHIMQGIREIKEYFKHKDILIGIYESIECNTHFLKIFCDREINNKLNNIFDIHAANIIYNIIIDEFCKKDMAAFLSDAYFFLRYEELEGIKKESLKVLRGEMEIKDEDSIYYINKKNDIIDKICRCINENREINIEGFITFRMKELLEDLETIIDRVVEKYMAEKEYNEFIKLLKYFVEIQESKMNYLNIIVSNDGKYIINNEREEDITDSFFKDLTELKYNDNTDLDDILISALITNSPENIVIHCAHNCKNKELIDTIKNVFTHRVKFCDDCKTCRLIKNNLNRV from the coding sequence ATGCTGTTGTTAACCATAGTATATAACAAAGAAAGAGATCATATAATGCAGGGAATAAGAGAGATAAAAGAATATTTTAAACACAAAGATATACTTATTGGAATATATGAAAGTATCGAGTGTAATACTCACTTCCTTAAAATATTTTGTGACAGAGAAATTAATAATAAACTTAACAATATATTTGATATACATGCTGCTAATATTATATATAACATAATAATAGATGAATTTTGTAAAAAGGATATGGCAGCTTTTTTATCTGACGCATATTTTTTCTTGAGATATGAAGAATTAGAAGGAATTAAAAAAGAGAGTTTAAAAGTATTAAGGGGAGAAATGGAAATCAAAGATGAAGATTCTATTTATTATATAAATAAAAAAAATGATATAATAGATAAAATATGCAGATGTATAAATGAAAATAGGGAAATAAATATAGAGGGATTTATAACCTTTAGAATGAAAGAACTTCTAGAGGATTTAGAGACAATTATTGATCGGGTAGTAGAAAAATACATGGCGGAAAAAGAATATAATGAGTTTATAAAACTTTTAAAATATTTTGTAGAAATTCAGGAAAGCAAAATGAACTATTTGAATATAATTGTCTCAAATGATGGAAAATACATTATAAATAATGAGCGGGAAGAAGATATAACGGATAGTTTTTTTAAAGACTTAACGGAATTAAAATATAATGACAATACTGATTTAGATGATATTTTAATAAGTGCACTCATAACGAATTCACCTGAAAATATAGTAATACATTGTGCCCATAATTGTAAGAACAAAGAATTAATAGATACTATAAAAAATGTTTTTACACATAGGGTTAAATTTTGTGATGATTGCAAAACTTGCAGGCTTATAAAAAATAATTTAAACAGGGTATAG
- the dapB gene encoding 4-hydroxy-tetrahydrodipicolinate reductase, producing MIRIILSGCNGKMGKVVTNLAEGYSSLAIAAGVDKNCVESKFPVFSDITKCNIEGDVILDFSRAEALDSILKYAKEKNIGVILCTTGYSEEQVEKINEASKYIPMFRSANMSIGINMVNKILKNMSAVLYKNFDIEIIEKHHNQKVDSPSGTALLLGNTIKDSIEEKLDFVNGREGIKKRTHNEIGIHAIRGGSIVGEHDVIFAGQGETIEIKHTAISREVFAVGALKACEFMFNREKGFYSMDDVIGGK from the coding sequence ATGATTAGAATTATATTAAGTGGATGCAATGGCAAAATGGGAAAAGTAGTAACTAATTTAGCTGAAGGTTATTCCAGTTTGGCGATAGCAGCTGGAGTGGATAAAAACTGCGTGGAATCTAAATTTCCTGTATTTTCAGATATAACTAAGTGTAATATAGAAGGAGATGTGATATTGGACTTTTCAAGGGCTGAAGCTTTAGATTCCATTTTAAAATATGCTAAAGAAAAGAATATAGGAGTTATACTGTGTACTACAGGATATAGTGAAGAACAGGTTGAAAAAATTAATGAAGCTTCCAAATACATTCCTATGTTTAGGTCAGCTAATATGTCCATAGGCATAAATATGGTAAATAAAATATTAAAAAACATGAGTGCAGTTTTATATAAAAACTTTGATATAGAGATAATAGAAAAACACCATAATCAAAAAGTGGATTCTCCAAGTGGAACTGCACTGCTTCTTGGAAATACCATAAAAGATTCTATTGAGGAAAAATTAGATTTTGTAAATGGAAGAGAAGGTATTAAGAAGAGAACCCACAATGAGATAGGTATACATGCTATAAGAGGAGGAAGCATAGTAGGAGAACATGATGTTATATTTGCAGGACAGGGAGAAACCATAGAAATTAAGCATACTGCTATTTCCAGGGAAGTGTTTGCAGTAGGGGCCCTAAAAGCATGTGAGTTTATGTTTAATAGAGAAAAGGGTTTCTATTCAATGGATGATGTAATTGGTGGTAAATAA
- the thrS gene encoding threonine--tRNA ligase: protein MIKISLKNGKEIEVERGLKVIDIAAKLSISLSKKALGAAVNGKVVELNYEVNEDCKLEVLTFEDEEGKKILRHTASHILAQAIKRLYPEVKLAIGPAIDSGFYYDVDAEFSFTPELLEKIEGKMNEIIKENIKLERFELPREEAIKFMEEKNEPYKVELIKDLPEDSIISFYKQGDFVDLCAGPHVPSTGRAKAVKLLSIAGAYWRGNENNKMLQRIYGTVFEKKSDLQDYLRLMEEAKKRDHRKLGKELDLFSIHEEGPGFPFFHPKGMVIRNTLQNFWREMHYKADYSEIMTPIILNEELWHRSGHWDHYKENMYFTKIDDGNYAIKPMNCPGSILVYKNDIRSYRDLPKRYAEMGVVHRHEKSGALHGLMRVRCFTQDDAHIFVTKDDIADEIIKVIDLIDNFYKIFGFEYFVELSTRPEDSMGSDEDWEAATEGLKNALRIVGLDYKINEGDGAFYGPKIDFHLKDCIGRTWQCGTVQLDFQMPEKFDLNYIGADGEKHRPVMIHRVVFGSIERFIGILIEHYAGAFPAWIAPVQVQVMNITDAQADYVEEVANTLKENNIRVECDIRNEKIGYKIREAQMQKVPYMIILGDKEMKDKNISVRSRKEGDIGAMSLENFILKLKEEIDKKISHV from the coding sequence GTGATAAAAATAAGTTTAAAAAATGGTAAAGAAATAGAAGTGGAAAGAGGATTAAAAGTAATTGATATTGCAGCAAAACTAAGTATTTCTTTATCCAAAAAGGCATTGGGAGCTGCAGTAAATGGCAAAGTTGTAGAACTCAATTATGAAGTTAATGAAGATTGTAAACTTGAAGTTTTAACCTTTGAAGATGAGGAAGGAAAGAAGATATTGAGACATACAGCTTCTCATATACTTGCCCAGGCCATAAAAAGATTATATCCAGAAGTTAAGCTCGCTATAGGACCGGCTATAGATTCAGGATTTTATTACGATGTGGATGCTGAATTTTCCTTTACTCCTGAATTGCTTGAAAAAATCGAAGGTAAAATGAATGAAATAATTAAGGAAAATATAAAATTGGAAAGATTTGAACTTCCAAGAGAAGAAGCTATAAAGTTTATGGAAGAGAAAAATGAACCCTATAAAGTGGAATTAATAAAAGATTTACCAGAGGATTCAATAATATCTTTCTATAAACAGGGTGATTTTGTAGATCTCTGTGCAGGTCCTCATGTACCTTCTACAGGAAGAGCTAAAGCTGTAAAGCTCCTTTCTATAGCGGGGGCTTACTGGAGGGGAAATGAAAATAATAAAATGCTTCAAAGAATATATGGTACTGTATTTGAAAAGAAAAGTGATCTTCAGGATTATCTTAGATTAATGGAAGAGGCGAAGAAAAGGGATCACAGAAAGTTAGGCAAAGAATTGGATTTATTCAGTATACATGAAGAAGGACCAGGATTTCCGTTTTTTCATCCAAAGGGAATGGTAATTAGAAATACCCTGCAAAATTTTTGGAGAGAAATGCATTACAAGGCAGATTATAGTGAAATAATGACTCCTATCATATTAAATGAGGAATTATGGCATAGATCAGGACATTGGGATCATTATAAAGAAAATATGTATTTTACCAAAATAGATGATGGAAATTATGCTATAAAACCTATGAATTGTCCAGGGTCAATACTTGTGTACAAAAATGATATAAGATCTTATAGGGATCTTCCTAAAAGATATGCTGAAATGGGTGTAGTTCACAGACATGAAAAATCCGGTGCACTACATGGTCTTATGAGAGTACGATGTTTTACTCAGGATGATGCTCATATATTTGTTACTAAGGATGATATTGCGGATGAAATAATAAAGGTAATAGATCTCATAGATAATTTTTATAAAATATTTGGTTTTGAGTATTTTGTTGAACTTTCCACAAGGCCTGAGGATTCCATGGGCAGTGATGAAGATTGGGAAGCTGCAACAGAGGGATTGAAAAATGCACTGAGAATTGTAGGACTTGACTATAAGATTAATGAGGGAGATGGAGCCTTTTATGGTCCTAAAATAGATTTTCACTTAAAGGATTGCATAGGAAGAACATGGCAGTGTGGAACTGTGCAGCTGGATTTTCAGATGCCTGAAAAATTTGATCTAAATTATATAGGGGCAGATGGGGAAAAACACAGGCCTGTTATGATACACAGGGTAGTATTTGGATCTATAGAGAGATTTATAGGTATTCTCATAGAACATTATGCAGGAGCATTCCCTGCATGGATTGCTCCTGTGCAGGTTCAGGTTATGAATATTACCGATGCTCAGGCAGATTATGTGGAAGAAGTAGCTAACACGTTGAAAGAAAATAATATACGAGTAGAATGTGATATTAGAAATGAAAAAATAGGATATAAAATAAGAGAAGCACAGATGCAAAAGGTTCCTTACATGATTATTTTAGGGGATAAGGAAATGAAAGATAAAAATATATCTGTAAGAAGTAGAAAAGAAGGGGATATAGGAGCTATGTCCTTGGAAAATTTTATATTAAAGCTTAAAGAAGAAATAGATAAAAAAATAAGCCATGTATAA
- a CDS encoding TrmH family RNA methyltransferase, which translates to MDIIRSKDNLHVKEAKKLKEKKYRIRRKEFIIEGFRFVKEAINSEFYVSQIFLSEYFTNREERFFLERNNKVKCPIYFVADEILRSISCTENPQGIIAVVKNKELNIKDEQGFYVLADRIQDPGNMGTIIRSAHASGALGIITTKGTVDIYNEKTLRATMGSIFYIPIIQDENLEKVSSLKQMGFKLISSSLDSDINFYNMDLKGKIIIAIGNEGSGLSEDVKKISDIEVNIPMPGGAESLNAAVAASIMMFEVVRQKLNLCVDNI; encoded by the coding sequence ATGGATATAATTAGAAGTAAGGATAATTTGCATGTAAAGGAAGCCAAAAAATTAAAAGAAAAAAAATATAGAATTCGAAGGAAAGAATTCATAATAGAAGGTTTCAGGTTTGTAAAGGAAGCTATTAATTCTGAATTTTATGTATCTCAAATATTTTTAAGTGAGTATTTTACAAATAGGGAAGAAAGATTTTTTCTGGAAAGAAATAATAAAGTGAAATGTCCTATATATTTTGTTGCAGATGAGATACTGAGAAGCATAAGCTGTACAGAAAATCCCCAAGGAATAATTGCCGTGGTAAAAAACAAAGAGTTAAATATTAAAGATGAGCAGGGATTTTATGTTTTGGCAGATAGAATACAAGATCCAGGAAATATGGGGACTATAATAAGAAGTGCCCACGCATCAGGAGCGCTGGGTATTATAACTACTAAAGGAACAGTAGATATATATAATGAAAAAACACTGAGGGCCACCATGGGATCTATATTTTACATACCTATAATTCAGGATGAAAATCTTGAAAAGGTAAGCTCTTTAAAGCAAATGGGTTTTAAGTTAATATCCAGTTCTCTTGATTCAGATATTAATTTTTATAATATGGACTTAAAGGGGAAAATTATAATTGCAATAGGAAATGAAGGAAGCGGGCTTTCAGAAGATGTGAAGAAAATTTCAGATATAGAAGTGAATATTCCAATGCCAGGGGGGGCTGAATCCTTAAATGCAGCCGTGGCAGCTTCCATAATGATGTTTGAAGTAGTTAGACAAAAGTTGAATTTATGTGTTGACAATATTTAA
- a CDS encoding pyridoxal phosphate-dependent aminotransferase, producing the protein MNTLLKNSISENVKNIEISGIRKFYNKVALYPGAISLTLGQPDFNVPEKIKIAMIKAIEQNKTTYTQNAGILELRREISSYLENLDIFYNPEEICITVGGSEALMDTFTALINPGDKVLIPTPAYPAYESCVSILRGTVINYNLKEDFSIDFDELKKILENEKPKIIVLSYPSNPTGAVLSEKDNKKLFNLLCKHDAIVVSDEMYACLCFKENYYSIAQYEKIRNKVILIGGFSKMFSMTGLRVGYICAHPSIMDEIMKVHQYNVSCAPSVAQWGAYEGLVNCMEDVIYMKNEFIKRRDYIYTKLKSLGFDTNLPEGAFYIFPSIKTFSISSEDFCEKLLKEAGVAIVPGSAFGSGGEGHVRISYAYSMDKLKLCMEKLESWMDSF; encoded by the coding sequence TTGAATACCCTTTTAAAGAATTCCATATCAGAAAATGTTAAAAATATAGAAATATCCGGCATCAGAAAATTTTATAATAAGGTTGCCCTTTATCCAGGTGCTATATCTTTAACTCTGGGTCAACCTGATTTTAATGTACCTGAAAAAATTAAGATTGCCATGATAAAAGCTATCGAACAAAATAAAACTACCTATACACAAAATGCAGGAATATTGGAGCTTAGAAGAGAAATATCCAGTTATCTTGAAAATTTAGACATATTTTATAATCCAGAAGAAATCTGCATCACTGTGGGCGGCAGTGAAGCACTTATGGACACTTTTACTGCTCTTATAAATCCCGGGGACAAAGTATTGATACCCACACCTGCCTACCCTGCTTATGAAAGCTGTGTAAGCATTTTAAGAGGTACTGTAATAAATTATAACTTAAAAGAAGATTTTTCTATAGATTTCGATGAACTAAAAAAAATATTGGAAAATGAAAAACCTAAAATAATAGTTTTATCTTATCCTTCTAATCCTACTGGTGCTGTACTGTCTGAAAAAGATAATAAAAAACTTTTTAATTTATTATGTAAACATGATGCCATTGTTGTAAGTGATGAAATGTATGCTTGCCTGTGTTTTAAAGAAAATTATTATTCCATTGCTCAATATGAAAAGATACGAAATAAAGTTATACTAATAGGCGGATTTTCTAAAATGTTTTCCATGACGGGACTTAGAGTAGGATATATATGTGCTCACCCATCAATTATGGATGAGATAATGAAAGTACATCAATATAATGTATCCTGTGCCCCTTCTGTGGCCCAATGGGGTGCCTATGAGGGACTTGTAAACTGTATGGAGGATGTAATCTATATGAAAAATGAATTCATAAAAAGAAGGGATTATATTTATACCAAATTAAAATCCCTAGGTTTTGATACAAATTTACCTGAAGGAGCTTTCTACATATTCCCCTCTATAAAGACCTTTTCTATAAGTAGTGAAGACTTTTGCGAAAAACTTTTAAAAGAGGCTGGTGTTGCTATTGTTCCTGGCTCTGCTTTCGGCTCAGGCGGAGAGGGGCACGTTAGAATATCCTATGCATACAGCATGGATAAACTTAAGCTGTGTATGGAAAAGTTAGAAAGCTGGATGGATTCTTTTTAG
- a CDS encoding MASE3 domain-containing protein, producing MIRIMLEKLKEKPFSVVLIQSIIILLFSNVVTHLVFPMWQEYNGIFHSSMELVCIIIAANLFLVVWCRYYSNSVKNQIIALGFLAIAIFDVLHTFYFTTLGFSPKNYFDLSVRFWIVSRITEAILLLIITTNLSKIKINKWIGVSGSLIYSIGISYLMVFHKNLFPILYTSNGITNIKILFEYCIIFILIAAAWNLKGKISNKDTFTYKYIAITILIFIPAEICFTTYKTFTDFVMAYGHVLKVTYYICLFKGIVKTEMDYPYLKLDEVNKRLRDILNAIPLAIHTYDKELRITFANKRFEELLQCKSSNIVGLTMTELLKKIKKIDREDENELPSSLIEKGISVDNVVRTYKTLEGNSVKLLVNIHKIENGVMFISKEAACEQAIENLNLQTETILNSMLYPAMILNNQGIITACNVSFQNLIDLGKDDIIGSSLVKINKMINFDNEEIANKFFGGNLYDEYYEASLVSIKGIKRKITGQVSPIYNVENKKIGIISVMQDVTELQNNQERLINQEKLALLGQMGASIVHDTRNFLTTINGSCQLIELYSDDVKIKECAKRIKMDTDEINRIMSDFLTLAKPANIAVEEVSVYDLLSSVKNLLQTSSLIKGINIEFNFNHDERYLMCDQVRIRQVILNICKNAIEAMENVEQPVLKIQTDIDEFTNEIYVEITDNGAGIPKEIISKLGTPFFTTKENGTGLGLSSCFQIIGEHKGKIEVKSELNVGTTFNIILPCISDEDVDEKLI from the coding sequence ATGATTAGAATAATGTTAGAAAAACTAAAAGAGAAACCGTTTTCTGTCGTTTTAATCCAATCAATTATTATTTTGCTTTTTTCTAATGTGGTTACACATCTTGTGTTTCCAATGTGGCAAGAATATAATGGGATTTTTCATTCATCTATGGAGCTAGTTTGTATAATCATAGCGGCTAATTTATTTCTGGTAGTATGGTGTAGATACTATAGCAATTCTGTTAAAAACCAAATTATAGCATTGGGTTTCCTAGCAATAGCAATTTTTGATGTTTTGCATACTTTTTATTTTACCACTTTAGGATTTTCGCCAAAGAATTACTTTGATTTATCAGTGAGATTTTGGATTGTTAGCAGAATCACTGAAGCAATTTTACTTTTAATTATTACCACTAATTTATCTAAAATAAAAATAAACAAATGGATAGGAGTATCTGGTTCACTTATTTATTCCATTGGTATATCATATCTCATGGTTTTTCATAAAAATCTTTTTCCAATATTATATACTTCAAATGGGATAACTAATATTAAAATATTATTTGAATACTGTATAATATTTATATTAATTGCTGCAGCATGGAATTTAAAAGGGAAAATAAGTAATAAGGATACGTTTACATACAAATACATTGCTATTACAATTCTGATATTTATACCTGCTGAAATTTGCTTTACCACGTATAAAACGTTCACAGACTTTGTGATGGCTTATGGACATGTTTTAAAGGTAACATATTATATATGTCTATTTAAAGGCATAGTAAAAACGGAGATGGATTATCCCTATTTAAAGTTGGATGAAGTGAATAAACGATTAAGAGATATACTAAATGCCATTCCACTGGCAATCCATACTTATGATAAGGAGCTAAGGATAACTTTTGCAAACAAGAGATTTGAAGAGTTACTTCAGTGTAAATCATCTAACATAGTTGGGTTAACAATGACTGAACTTTTAAAGAAAATTAAAAAAATTGATAGAGAAGATGAGAATGAGCTTCCAAGTAGTTTAATAGAAAAAGGTATAAGTGTGGATAATGTTGTTAGAACATATAAAACACTAGAGGGCAATTCAGTTAAGCTCCTTGTTAATATTCATAAAATAGAAAATGGTGTTATGTTTATATCAAAAGAAGCTGCCTGTGAGCAAGCTATTGAAAATTTAAATTTGCAAACGGAAACTATTCTAAATTCTATGCTATATCCAGCAATGATATTGAATAATCAGGGTATTATAACTGCTTGCAATGTATCATTTCAAAATTTAATAGACTTAGGTAAGGATGATATTATAGGGAGTTCTCTTGTTAAGATAAATAAAATGATAAATTTTGATAATGAAGAAATAGCAAATAAATTTTTTGGGGGGAACTTGTATGATGAATACTATGAGGCCTCACTGGTTTCAATAAAAGGTATTAAAAGGAAGATAACTGGACAAGTATCGCCTATATATAATGTTGAAAATAAGAAGATTGGAATAATATCTGTAATGCAGGATGTTACTGAACTGCAGAATAATCAAGAAAGATTAATAAATCAAGAAAAGCTGGCATTGTTAGGGCAAATGGGGGCCAGTATAGTTCATGATACGAGAAATTTTTTAACTACAATAAATGGTTCTTGTCAGTTAATTGAGCTTTACTCAGATGATGTAAAAATAAAGGAATGTGCTAAAAGAATTAAAATGGATACTGATGAGATTAATAGAATCATGAGCGATTTTTTAACTTTAGCAAAACCAGCCAATATTGCTGTTGAGGAAGTGTCAGTATATGATTTACTGAGTTCAGTGAAGAATTTGCTTCAGACCTCATCATTGATAAAAGGAATAAATATTGAATTTAACTTTAATCATGATGAACGGTATTTAATGTGTGACCAAGTGAGAATTAGGCAGGTGATTTTAAATATATGTAAAAATGCAATTGAAGCAATGGAGAATGTAGAACAGCCAGTTTTAAAGATTCAAACTGATATTGATGAGTTCACTAATGAAATATATGTGGAAATAACTGACAATGGAGCAGGTATACCTAAAGAAATTATTTCTAAGCTTGGAACTCCGTTTTTCACTACCAAAGAAAATGGAACTGGTTTAGGTCTGAGTTCTTGTTTTCAGATAATCGGTGAACATAAAGGAAAGATCGAGGTGAAAAGTGAATTAAATGTTGGGACAACTTTCAATATAATTTTACCGTGTATATCTGATGAAGATGTGGATGAAAAACTAATTTAG
- the dapA gene encoding 4-hydroxy-tetrahydrodipicolinate synthase: MSLFKGSGVAIVTPFNDKGVDLKKLEELLEWHIESGTDAIIICGTTGEASTMTEQERKDAIKLTVDVVKNRIPVIAGTGNNCTQSSVDMSKWAESVGVDGLLVITPYYNKTTQKGLIEHFKSVASGVKVPIVVYNVPGRTGMNVQPKTLKELCEIENIAAIKEASGDISQITQMKALCRDRIDIYSGNDDQVIPILSVGGIGVISVLANIIPKDMHNMCKLFLEGKTEEALKIQLDSFALNKAMFIETNPIPVKTAMNILGMNVGKLRLPLCDMSQANLEVLKTELKNYGLLK; this comes from the coding sequence ATGAGTTTATTCAAGGGTTCAGGAGTTGCCATAGTTACTCCATTTAATGATAAAGGTGTGGACTTAAAAAAACTTGAAGAATTATTGGAGTGGCATATTGAATCAGGGACAGATGCTATAATAATTTGTGGGACTACTGGAGAAGCTTCCACAATGACAGAACAAGAGAGGAAAGATGCTATAAAACTCACTGTAGACGTAGTGAAAAACCGAATACCGGTTATTGCAGGAACAGGTAATAATTGTACTCAATCATCTGTAGATATGAGTAAATGGGCAGAAAGTGTGGGAGTAGATGGACTTTTGGTAATTACTCCATACTATAATAAAACCACTCAAAAAGGATTAATAGAACATTTTAAATCAGTGGCTTCTGGAGTAAAGGTTCCCATAGTGGTATACAATGTTCCGGGAAGAACAGGCATGAATGTACAGCCTAAGACCCTTAAAGAATTATGTGAGATAGAAAATATTGCTGCTATTAAAGAAGCCAGTGGAGATATAAGTCAGATTACACAGATGAAAGCTTTATGTAGGGATAGGATTGATATATATTCTGGAAATGACGATCAAGTAATTCCTATACTTTCAGTAGGAGGAATAGGTGTTATATCAGTTCTTGCAAATATTATTCCAAAGGATATGCATAATATGTGCAAATTATTTTTAGAAGGCAAGACAGAGGAAGCATTGAAAATACAATTGGATTCTTTTGCATTGAATAAAGCCATGTTTATAGAAACAAATCCTATACCTGTGAAAACTGCCATGAATATTTTAGGAATGAATGTAGGAAAACTGAGACTTCCACTTTGTGATATGTCACAGGCAAATTTAGAAGTTTTAAAAACAGAACTTAAAAATTATGGTCTTTTGAAATAA
- the pheS gene encoding phenylalanine--tRNA ligase subunit alpha — MKKKLEQIKENAFKELQDKRKDLDIESIRIKYLGKKGELTHILRGMKELSKEERPIIGKLANDIRTALENAIEEASQRIKSSERESRVKGETIDITMPGIKQNIGRRHPLEQVLEDMKEIFVSMGFTIEEGPEVELDYYNFEALNIPKNHPARGEQDTFYINDNLVLRTQTSPTQIRTMEKQKPPIKMISPGKVYRSDSVDATHSPIFYQMEGLVVDKGITFADLKGTLELFARKMFGDKMKIKFRPHHFPFTEPSAEMDATCFVCNGEGCRVCKGEGWIELLGCGMVHPQVLRNCNIDPEIYSGFAFGMGVDRMVMLKYGIDDIRNMYESDMRFLNQF; from the coding sequence ATGAAAAAAAAATTAGAACAGATAAAGGAAAATGCATTTAAAGAATTACAAGATAAGAGAAAAGATTTAGATATAGAAAGTATAAGAATTAAATATTTAGGTAAAAAAGGTGAACTCACTCATATATTAAGAGGTATGAAAGAACTTTCCAAAGAAGAAAGACCAATTATAGGAAAACTTGCTAATGATATTAGAACTGCTCTTGAAAATGCAATAGAGGAAGCTTCTCAGAGAATAAAATCTAGTGAAAGGGAATCAAGAGTTAAAGGTGAAACTATTGATATCACTATGCCAGGGATAAAGCAGAATATAGGAAGACGTCATCCTTTAGAACAAGTTCTTGAGGATATGAAGGAAATATTTGTTTCTATGGGGTTTACCATAGAAGAAGGGCCTGAAGTAGAGCTGGACTATTATAATTTTGAGGCTCTTAATATACCCAAGAATCATCCAGCCAGAGGAGAACAGGATACTTTCTACATAAATGATAATTTAGTTTTAAGGACTCAAACTTCTCCCACACAGATAAGAACTATGGAAAAACAAAAACCACCAATAAAAATGATATCTCCAGGGAAGGTTTACCGTTCGGATTCAGTAGATGCAACTCATTCCCCTATATTTTATCAGATGGAGGGACTTGTAGTTGACAAAGGTATAACTTTTGCAGATTTAAAAGGTACCCTTGAACTATTTGCCAGAAAAATGTTTGGAGATAAAATGAAAATAAAGTTCAGACCACATCATTTTCCTTTTACAGAACCCTCTGCAGAAATGGACGCTACCTGTTTTGTATGTAATGGAGAAGGTTGTAGGGTATGTAAGGGAGAAGGGTGGATAGAGCTTTTAGGTTGTGGCATGGTTCATCCTCAGGTTTTAAGAAATTGTAACATAGATCCTGAAATATATAGTGGATTTGCCTTTGGTATGGGAGTAGATAGAATGGTTATGTTAAAGTATGGAATAGATGATATAAGAAATATGTATGAAAGTGACATGAGATTTCTAAATCAATTTTAA
- the rplT gene encoding 50S ribosomal protein L20 — protein MARVKRAVNARKHHRKILKLAKGYYGGKSKLFKTANESVIRALRNAYVGRKLKKRDFRKLWIVRINAAARINGLSYSKFMNGIKTAGININRKMLSEIAINDPKTFTELVQVAKAQLNA, from the coding sequence ATGGCAAGAGTAAAAAGGGCGGTAAATGCCCGTAAACATCATAGAAAAATATTAAAACTTGCAAAGGGCTATTATGGCGGCAAGAGTAAATTATTTAAAACTGCTAACGAAAGTGTTATAAGGGCTTTAAGAAATGCCTATGTGGGCAGAAAGCTAAAGAAAAGGGATTTTAGAAAACTTTGGATAGTAAGAATAAATGCTGCAGCTAGAATAAATGGGTTGTCTTATTCTAAATTTATGAACGGAATAAAAACTGCGGGTATTAATATAAATAGAAAAATGCTTTCAGAAATAGCTATAAATGATCCTAAAACATTTACAGAATTAGTTCAAGTAGCCAAAGCGCAGTTAAATGCGTAA
- the rpmI gene encoding 50S ribosomal protein L35, which produces MPKMKTKKSVAKRFKLTGTGKLKRAQAFKSHILTKKSRKTKRNLRKTAYVSETQEKVMKKLLPYV; this is translated from the coding sequence ATGCCAAAAATGAAGACTAAAAAAAGTGTGGCTAAAAGATTTAAACTTACAGGAACAGGTAAATTAAAGAGAGCACAAGCTTTTAAAAGTCATATATTGACAAAGAAGAGTAGAAAGACTAAAAGAAATCTTAGAAAAACAGCATATGTTTCAGAGACTCAGGAAAAAGTAATGAAAAAACTATTACCTTATGTGTAA